In Leuconostocaceae bacterium ESL0723, the following proteins share a genomic window:
- a CDS encoding universal stress protein: MSELSLDIEPKQFKNILVGVDESEQGYYALVNAVHQAREDKAELTIVTVLEMGDLSTIQALNLDAINEIQEKLEKNLAKYKRFAQEQGITHVETVFAQGAKFGETLLQQVAPQVNADLLVVGAHSHDGFWDSLGSQAAYVARNAKISALIVRA, translated from the coding sequence ATGTCTGAATTGTCATTAGATATTGAACCTAAGCAGTTTAAGAACATCTTAGTTGGTGTTGATGAATCTGAACAAGGCTACTACGCCTTGGTTAACGCAGTTCATCAGGCTCGCGAAGATAAGGCTGAGTTAACGATTGTGACCGTCCTAGAAATGGGTGATCTTTCCACTATTCAGGCTCTGAACTTGGATGCCATTAATGAAATCCAAGAAAAGTTGGAAAAAAACTTGGCTAAATACAAGCGCTTTGCCCAGGAGCAGGGTATTACTCACGTTGAGACGGTCTTTGCTCAGGGTGCTAAGTTTGGTGAAACGCTGCTTCAGCAGGTAGCGCCACAAGTGAACGCCGATCTCTTGGTAGTCGGAGCCCACTCACACGATGGCTTCTGGGATTCACTGGGATCTCAAGCCGCTTATGTTGCCCGTAACGCAAAAATTTCCGCCCTAATTGTACGTGCCTAA
- a CDS encoding teichoic acid D-Ala incorporation-associated protein DltX translates to MFKKFFQQPLINFILRTLFYFLVILTLIYLYSFSGVTGGHFIYNEF, encoded by the coding sequence ATGTTTAAAAAGTTTTTTCAACAGCCGTTGATAAACTTCATTCTGCGAACGCTCTTTTACTTTTTGGTTATTTTGACCCTAATCTACCTGTACAGCTTCTCTGGTGTGACGGGCGGACACTTTATCTATAACGAATTCTAA
- a CDS encoding CAP domain-containing protein — MKKNLTKISVAGAAVAGAAFVNANNQQASADSDAPKPAPAQDNQATANQKVQAAQNQLQQTQTQLTQAQAKQADDQKAYQQTTQDLAQAQDDQANRAQRQPEVQQSVNQLQGQVTDLTKSVADKQSTATADQNAAQAQASQTQAAQTQLNQANQAAKDAQAAYDQVSGNANTALANQQQAVANKQATLQDKQAAAAAAQTAVTQAQANVQAAQAQANGATATTTNTSSNDDLQASIDWATKKEAIRQAFLKQLNDYRASLGAQPLQLDDNLSQLADSRANSITTGARSEDSATTVHAGFNKAIASTLAQENKVVSSVGENELSRGLDLSQYTPDQIAKVMFDQWKDSPEHDAVQKDGNYNTVGIGISQNTITTSPYNGKQKLTSYVDFANVTGTSSTAYNDLADKYAQQKNFDGTADSVTNWQQEAPVATLAQLQAQQAAQTPAQKLQAAQAELSQAQTQASQAQAAVTAAQQDLTQAQNTLTQLQAAQANQPAAQAQAQSQLNTALAAQKTAQAKYDQLNAASQAAQGKASQSASDLSQAQAALQAAQDQLTKQSARLDRLNDPAKLAAYISNLQIQQQVLAARLANDQAQVDALQATFAAQQADLDKALAAQARFGAASPSDASGLIFTGHHHHGGHAKAGRLPATAKTATNPTSDYFLVGALGLLALGAYRTKKPEEI, encoded by the coding sequence ATGAAGAAAAACTTAACTAAAATTTCAGTGGCAGGGGCCGCGGTCGCAGGAGCGGCCTTTGTAAATGCTAACAACCAGCAGGCTTCAGCCGACAGCGACGCACCCAAGCCAGCACCGGCTCAGGACAATCAAGCTACTGCTAACCAGAAGGTCCAGGCCGCTCAGAATCAGTTACAGCAAACCCAGACCCAGTTAACTCAAGCCCAGGCTAAGCAGGCGGACGACCAAAAGGCCTACCAGCAAACCACGCAGGACTTGGCCCAGGCCCAAGACGACCAGGCTAACCGCGCCCAACGCCAGCCCGAAGTGCAGCAGAGCGTTAACCAGCTCCAAGGGCAGGTCACTGATTTAACCAAGTCAGTTGCCGACAAACAGAGCACGGCAACTGCTGATCAGAACGCCGCACAAGCCCAGGCCAGTCAGACCCAGGCGGCCCAAACCCAACTAAACCAGGCTAACCAAGCGGCCAAGGATGCCCAAGCTGCCTATGACCAGGTTAGCGGCAATGCCAACACCGCTCTGGCTAACCAGCAGCAGGCTGTTGCCAATAAGCAAGCTACCCTTCAAGACAAGCAGGCCGCAGCCGCAGCTGCCCAGACGGCAGTCACCCAGGCGCAGGCCAATGTTCAAGCCGCCCAGGCGCAGGCTAACGGGGCAACTGCTACCACGACCAATACTAGCAGCAATGATGACCTGCAGGCATCCATTGATTGGGCGACTAAGAAAGAAGCCATTCGTCAGGCATTTTTGAAGCAGCTCAATGATTACCGAGCTTCGCTAGGAGCGCAACCCTTGCAGCTCGATGATAACTTGAGCCAGCTGGCCGACAGCCGGGCCAACAGTATTACTACTGGTGCTCGTTCAGAAGACAGTGCTACGACCGTTCATGCCGGCTTTAACAAGGCGATTGCCTCAACCCTGGCCCAGGAAAACAAGGTCGTCAGCAGTGTTGGTGAAAATGAATTATCCCGCGGCCTGGATTTGTCACAGTACACCCCTGACCAAATCGCTAAGGTGATGTTTGACCAGTGGAAGGACAGCCCAGAACACGACGCCGTGCAAAAGGACGGTAACTATAACACGGTTGGGATTGGCATTAGCCAGAACACTATTACGACTTCACCCTATAATGGTAAGCAGAAGCTGACTAGCTACGTGGACTTTGCCAATGTCACTGGCACTTCATCAACTGCCTACAACGATTTGGCTGACAAGTATGCCCAGCAGAAGAACTTTGATGGCACTGCTGACAGTGTTACTAACTGGCAACAGGAAGCACCAGTCGCAACGTTGGCCCAGTTGCAAGCTCAACAGGCTGCGCAGACGCCCGCCCAGAAGCTGCAAGCTGCCCAAGCTGAACTGAGCCAAGCACAAACTCAGGCTAGTCAAGCTCAGGCCGCTGTGACTGCTGCCCAGCAGGATTTGACCCAGGCTCAAAACACTCTGACCCAGTTACAGGCGGCCCAGGCTAACCAGCCCGCCGCTCAGGCCCAGGCCCAAAGTCAGCTCAATACTGCCCTGGCCGCCCAAAAGACGGCCCAAGCAAAATATGACCAGTTGAATGCGGCTTCGCAGGCTGCCCAAGGCAAGGCTAGCCAGTCTGCTAGTGATTTGAGTCAGGCTCAAGCCGCTCTTCAGGCGGCGCAAGATCAGCTGACCAAGCAAAGCGCCCGCTTGGACCGCTTGAACGATCCGGCTAAGTTAGCGGCTTACATTAGCAACCTGCAGATTCAACAGCAGGTACTCGCTGCCCGCTTGGCCAATGACCAGGCCCAGGTCGACGCCCTGCAGGCAACCTTTGCTGCCCAGCAGGCGGACCTTGATAAGGCCTTGGCTGCTCAGGCTCGTTTTGGTGCCGCTAGTCCAAGCGATGCCAGTGGCCTGATCTTTACTGGTCACCATCACCATGGTGGCCATGCGAAGGCTGGTCGCCTGCCAGCCACGGCCAAGACGGCGACGAATCCTACTTCAGATTACTTCTTAGTTGGCGCACTTGGCCTTTTGGCCCTCGGTGCTTATCGGACTAAGAAACCCGAAGAAATTTAA
- a CDS encoding LemA family protein, whose protein sequence is MKTINADTPIYQKKSFIITMVISALVLILGIGFIAGSNGLNRAQQDVDESTGSVQTALQNRADLIPNLVNAIKGTQGQESAVYGKIADARTQYNQAKSAYNSADSQDQKTSAMQNQEKALNVMVSAINENYPNLKSGDQVTVLMAQIEGADNRVTYQREKYNKAVRAYNNKVVSFPSSIVASLTNHQKLHYFSADESAQSNPTVNFNN, encoded by the coding sequence ATGAAAACAATCAATGCAGACACACCGATTTACCAGAAGAAAAGCTTTATCATTACCATGGTAATTTCCGCCCTGGTCCTAATCCTGGGTATCGGTTTCATTGCTGGCAGCAATGGCCTGAACCGGGCCCAGCAGGACGTCGATGAAAGCACTGGTTCAGTCCAGACAGCCCTGCAAAACCGGGCCGACCTAATTCCAAACCTGGTCAATGCCATCAAGGGCACCCAGGGCCAGGAAAGTGCGGTTTATGGTAAAATTGCCGACGCCCGCACCCAGTATAACCAGGCTAAGAGCGCCTATAACAGCGCCGACAGCCAGGACCAAAAGACCAGTGCCATGCAGAACCAGGAAAAGGCGCTGAACGTGATGGTTTCAGCTATTAACGAGAACTACCCCAACTTGAAGTCCGGCGACCAGGTGACGGTGCTGATGGCCCAAATCGAAGGCGCCGATAACCGGGTCACCTACCAGCGGGAAAAGTATAACAAGGCGGTGCGCGCCTATAACAACAAGGTGGTTTCCTTCCCTAGCTCAATTGTTGCTAGCCTGACCAATCATCAGAAGTTACACTACTTCAGCGCTGACGAAAGTGCGCAGAGTAATCCAACCGTTAACTTTAATAACTAA
- a CDS encoding alpha/beta hydrolase, with protein MKRSRLILLIGVILLIVISSFSWSWMSRQHNNDRAIQNARIQPVIFVPGSGATVNRFDDLFTALEKDNPRQKTSVLKVKVNKDNSISYTGTLNKTARNPYIVIGFQDNSDSYANIKRQAKWLSLAMNDLQRKYHFRDFSAVGHSNGGLDWTDYLENYYSSYHFHMRTLMTLGTPYNFSESSVTRQTNMLTDLIDNAGNLPSDLTVYSVAGSEDYTDDGTVPVQSVLSGKYIFQKNVKAYTQITVSGNNAAHSSLPENPEVVQLIEEYVLKTGNNGTNGTNRRQGLRQANRADN; from the coding sequence ATGAAGCGCAGTAGACTCATCCTGTTAATCGGTGTCATTTTACTGATTGTCATTAGCTCCTTTAGCTGGAGCTGGATGTCCAGGCAGCACAACAATGACCGGGCTATCCAAAACGCCCGGATTCAACCGGTTATCTTTGTTCCCGGATCGGGTGCAACCGTTAACCGCTTTGATGACCTCTTTACTGCCTTAGAAAAAGATAATCCCCGGCAAAAAACCTCAGTCCTCAAGGTCAAAGTTAATAAGGATAACAGTATTTCCTATACCGGTACCTTGAATAAGACGGCTCGTAACCCTTATATCGTGATTGGGTTCCAAGACAATAGTGACAGTTATGCCAACATTAAGCGCCAGGCTAAGTGGCTGTCACTGGCCATGAACGACCTTCAGCGCAAGTACCATTTCCGTGACTTCTCAGCCGTAGGGCATTCCAACGGTGGTCTGGATTGGACTGATTATTTGGAAAACTACTATAGTAGCTACCACTTCCACATGCGGACCCTGATGACCCTTGGAACCCCATATAACTTCTCCGAATCTTCAGTTACTCGGCAGACCAACATGTTAACCGACCTGATTGATAATGCTGGCAACCTGCCTAGTGACTTGACCGTCTACTCAGTCGCTGGTAGTGAAGATTACACCGATGATGGGACCGTCCCCGTACAAAGTGTCCTGTCCGGGAAGTACATCTTCCAAAAGAATGTTAAGGCCTATACCCAAATTACTGTTTCGGGTAACAATGCGGCCCACTCCAGCCTGCCAGAAAATCCGGAAGTCGTTCAGTTGATTGAGGAATATGTCCTGAAAACTGGTAACAATGGCACCAACGGTACCAACCGGCGCCAAGGCCTCCGTCAGGCCAACCGTGCCGATAATTAA
- a CDS encoding PTS sugar transporter subunit IIC — protein sequence MFQSWLNKLTRWDEKFINLLIIKALYQAFRVTMPILILSVYWHLFVQLFLIPNSLFPTILGYTNPRILSPQVLQSLNSLTDYAVALILTIAFTRAYLNLRGVEDDLLPILVNFSLTVLLFLSGGAQIQNQINIQYAVILLISLVVSESYYWLDRITSYRIPPFGLTHIIWAGVTGLAMLYVENFYNTSWLQGPFADFFSDSIFTHFWGLIGVALLAPLSAWLGWKIPIELTQIPMDLNPVTSNIDAVYQSVNATIPYPENLYSVFATFGFLGGVGSTLALSFWLLFAKHKAGRRLGQLAFIPSLFDNNQLLMFGVPVYLRPLMLVPLVLASVSSSLVGFIAIKLKLVDPAIFTVPTGTPRLITGLLASQSHWTSLLLILVIFALTLAIYRPFVLALGKEVTHEAQ from the coding sequence ATGTTTCAAAGCTGGCTTAATAAACTAACCCGCTGGGATGAAAAATTCATCAACCTGCTAATTATCAAGGCATTGTACCAAGCTTTTCGGGTGACCATGCCGATTTTGATTTTATCGGTCTACTGGCACCTCTTTGTCCAGCTATTTTTAATTCCAAACAGCCTTTTTCCTACTATATTAGGTTATACGAATCCACGGATTCTTTCTCCTCAGGTGCTCCAGAGCCTCAACAGTTTAACCGACTATGCGGTCGCCCTGATTTTAACAATTGCCTTTACCCGGGCCTACCTGAATTTACGGGGCGTTGAAGACGATCTCCTACCCATCCTGGTCAACTTCAGCCTAACGGTCCTCCTATTTTTGAGTGGTGGCGCCCAGATTCAAAACCAGATTAATATCCAGTACGCTGTCATCCTGTTAATCTCCTTGGTAGTGAGCGAGAGCTACTATTGGTTAGACCGGATAACCTCCTATCGAATTCCGCCCTTTGGCCTAACCCACATTATTTGGGCTGGCGTAACCGGCTTAGCCATGCTCTACGTTGAAAACTTCTATAACACCAGTTGGCTGCAAGGTCCCTTTGCCGACTTTTTCTCAGACAGCATTTTCACCCATTTCTGGGGTCTGATAGGCGTTGCGCTGCTTGCACCGCTGTCAGCCTGGCTGGGCTGGAAAATCCCCATCGAACTGACCCAGATACCGATGGACCTGAACCCAGTTACCAGTAACATTGATGCCGTTTACCAGTCGGTGAATGCCACCATCCCTTACCCGGAAAACCTGTACTCGGTCTTTGCCACCTTTGGTTTCCTGGGCGGGGTCGGTAGTACCCTGGCCCTAAGTTTTTGGTTGCTTTTTGCCAAGCATAAGGCTGGCCGTCGTCTTGGCCAACTGGCCTTTATCCCTTCTTTGTTTGATAACAACCAGCTGCTAATGTTTGGGGTGCCAGTCTACTTGCGCCCCCTGATGCTAGTACCCCTGGTCCTGGCCTCAGTTTCTAGTAGCCTAGTGGGCTTTATCGCCATCAAGCTCAAGCTGGTGGACCCGGCCATTTTTACTGTGCCCACCGGCACGCCCCGTCTGATTACGGGACTACTGGCCAGCCAAAGTCACTGGACTAGCCTCCTGCTAATCCTGGTGATTTTTGCTCTGACCCTGGCCATCTACCGGCCCTTTGTCCTCGCCCTTGGCAAGGAGGTGACCCATGAAGCGCAGTAG
- the dltA gene encoding D-alanine--poly(phosphoribitol) ligase subunit DltA codes for MVNNIIEQIDQYALTQGDQVAYDELGIEHTYAELKAASDSLAAFLDKQDFPEKAPLMVFGGQQFEMIVAFLAAVKSGHAYIPVDINSADERITDILEIGQPAAILAVDALPIIVEEVPVYRPDLLADIMSRDDHYDLTHPVDGDDNYYIIFTSGTTGKPKGVQISHDNLLSFTNWVLGDDFNLAPGEHFLSQPPYSFDLSVMDWAPALTSGGTLKALPKIVADDFKKLFPTLPQLDLNVWVSTPSFADVALLDPEFKQENHPNLKTFLFCGEVLTKTTAEKLTERFPDAVIFNTYGPTEATVAVSSLAITPEVLEKYDKMPIGYAKDDTQITIQDENGAEQPVGEAGEIIIAGPSVSKGYLNNPEKTAAAFSDVDGLQAYHTGDLASLDEDGLLHYQGRTDFQIKLHGFRIELEEVAQQLQQSQWVKQAVAVPRYDADGKVKQLLAIVVPADNDFEKPMDLTNAIKGDLTDIMMPYMVPSRFIYRESLPLTPNGKIDLKGLIAEVNGNA; via the coding sequence ATGGTAAACAACATTATTGAGCAAATTGACCAGTACGCTTTGACCCAGGGTGATCAGGTTGCCTACGATGAACTGGGGATTGAGCATACTTACGCTGAGCTGAAGGCAGCTTCTGACAGCTTAGCAGCCTTTTTGGACAAGCAGGACTTCCCTGAAAAGGCGCCCCTGATGGTCTTTGGTGGTCAGCAATTTGAAATGATTGTGGCCTTTTTGGCAGCCGTTAAGTCCGGCCACGCTTACATTCCAGTTGACATTAACTCGGCTGACGAACGCATCACTGACATTCTAGAAATTGGTCAACCCGCCGCTATCTTGGCCGTGGATGCCCTGCCAATTATCGTCGAAGAAGTGCCAGTTTACCGCCCTGATTTGCTGGCCGATATTATGAGTCGAGACGACCACTATGATTTGACCCACCCGGTCGATGGGGATGATAACTACTACATTATCTTTACCTCTGGGACGACTGGTAAGCCTAAGGGTGTCCAGATTTCCCACGATAACCTCCTAAGCTTTACTAACTGGGTGCTGGGCGATGACTTTAACTTGGCGCCCGGTGAGCACTTCCTGTCTCAGCCGCCTTATTCCTTTGACCTTTCGGTCATGGACTGGGCACCAGCCTTGACTTCTGGTGGGACTTTGAAGGCCTTGCCTAAGATTGTGGCCGATGACTTTAAGAAACTCTTTCCTACTTTGCCACAGTTGGACCTAAACGTTTGGGTCTCAACCCCATCTTTTGCGGATGTGGCCCTCTTAGATCCTGAATTTAAGCAGGAAAACCATCCCAACCTCAAGACCTTCCTCTTCTGTGGTGAGGTTTTGACCAAGACGACCGCTGAGAAGCTGACGGAGCGCTTCCCAGACGCCGTGATTTTCAATACTTACGGCCCAACCGAAGCCACGGTTGCGGTTTCTTCTCTGGCGATTACTCCAGAAGTTTTGGAAAAGTATGACAAGATGCCAATTGGTTATGCCAAGGATGACACTCAGATTACCATCCAAGATGAAAACGGGGCCGAGCAACCAGTTGGTGAGGCTGGTGAAATTATTATTGCTGGTCCTTCAGTCTCCAAGGGATACTTGAACAACCCCGAAAAGACAGCCGCTGCCTTTAGTGACGTGGATGGCTTGCAGGCCTACCACACTGGTGATCTGGCTTCCTTGGATGAAGATGGACTCCTGCACTACCAGGGTCGGACTGACTTTCAAATTAAGCTCCACGGCTTCCGAATCGAGCTGGAAGAAGTTGCCCAGCAGCTCCAGCAAAGTCAGTGGGTAAAGCAGGCAGTTGCGGTACCCCGCTATGATGCGGATGGTAAGGTTAAGCAACTCCTAGCCATTGTGGTACCTGCGGACAACGACTTTGAGAAGCCCATGGATTTGACCAATGCGATTAAGGGTGATTTGACCGACATTATGATGCCTTACATGGTTCCCAGTCGCTTTATTTACCGTGAATCTTTGCCCCTCACCCCTAATGGTAAGATTGACTTAAAGGGCCTGATTGCAGAGGTGAATGGCAATGCCTAA
- a CDS encoding cadmium resistance transporter — MLQTYLTALLSYLGTTADYVVVLLLLFSRYRRGRQVRAIIAGAYLGNAALVLAALLVATVLRQVPAQWVLGLLGLVPMAIGLKNYFSNKGEGEAEAFSDRLAGTGSQQIVWVVVGMTIAACGADNMTLYIPYFTLVASQYLLGIFGIFAVVLTLAIFFSYRLAQVGWVATIFERFGDLIQVLVYVALGIYILFDAGTVQHVLSLL; from the coding sequence ATGCTACAAACTTATTTGACCGCCCTGCTTTCATATCTTGGGACCACCGCCGACTACGTCGTAGTGCTGCTCCTGCTCTTTAGCCGGTATCGGCGGGGACGACAGGTGCGGGCCATTATTGCTGGGGCTTACCTGGGTAATGCGGCCTTGGTCCTGGCTGCTTTGTTGGTTGCGACTGTTCTGCGGCAAGTGCCCGCCCAGTGGGTGCTAGGTCTGCTAGGGTTAGTGCCGATGGCCATTGGTCTTAAAAACTACTTTTCTAACAAGGGCGAGGGCGAGGCGGAGGCCTTTTCGGACAGGCTTGCCGGCACCGGTTCCCAGCAAATTGTCTGGGTCGTGGTGGGGATGACGATTGCAGCCTGTGGGGCGGATAACATGACCCTCTATATTCCATACTTTACTCTGGTCGCAAGCCAATACCTGCTTGGAATCTTTGGGATTTTTGCGGTTGTTTTGACCCTGGCCATTTTCTTTTCTTACCGACTGGCCCAGGTAGGCTGGGTAGCCACCATCTTTGAGCGCTTTGGTGACCTGATCCAGGTCCTGGTTTACGTGGCCTTGGGAATTTACATTCTCTTTGACGCCGGCACGGTCCAGCACGTACTGAGCCTGCTATAA
- a CDS encoding PLP-dependent aminotransferase family protein: MSFKYSSHVPNPDNDATGQILAAAADPEVISFAGGLPDPALFPVKELKESADRVFDTKAAAALQYGSAAGIPQLREQVIDKFLKHRGIEGDLDNIVISTGSEQAIEQIAKMFVDEGDTVIVERPTYLCTIDAFTSFGANIIGVDMDEDGMKMDSLEEALKAHPEAKLIYTIPTFQNPTGRTMSVERRQEFVKLAEQYGVPILEDDPYGAIRYAGEEIPPLKHFDKTGNVIYMSSFSKILVPGIRLGFVVGEKDFIKNLVLMKQIADLHSDNFSQYMIADYLEHNDVYAHIKDISELYKGRFELMLHIIETEFPKGTHHSTPEGGMFIWVQVPGIEDTNKLFDACIANNVAFVPGEAFYAGVGEPGTMRLNFSNVDDETIKVGMKRLADAINGFLDKK, encoded by the coding sequence ATGAGTTTTAAATATTCAAGTCATGTTCCAAATCCAGACAACGATGCGACCGGCCAAATCTTGGCCGCTGCGGCTGACCCTGAAGTGATTTCTTTTGCGGGTGGCCTGCCTGATCCAGCTTTGTTCCCCGTTAAGGAATTAAAGGAATCAGCTGATCGTGTCTTTGATACTAAGGCAGCGGCAGCCCTGCAATACGGTAGTGCCGCTGGAATTCCCCAACTGCGTGAACAGGTCATTGACAAGTTCTTGAAGCACCGCGGTATTGAGGGTGACTTGGATAACATCGTGATTTCGACTGGTTCTGAACAGGCCATCGAACAGATTGCTAAGATGTTTGTCGACGAAGGTGACACGGTCATCGTTGAACGGCCAACCTACCTTTGTACCATTGATGCCTTCACCAGTTTCGGTGCCAACATTATCGGCGTCGACATGGATGAAGACGGGATGAAGATGGACTCACTGGAAGAAGCTCTTAAGGCCCACCCAGAAGCCAAGCTTATTTACACCATCCCAACCTTCCAGAATCCAACTGGCCGGACAATGTCAGTAGAACGCCGTCAGGAGTTCGTCAAGTTGGCTGAGCAGTATGGTGTGCCAATCTTGGAAGATGATCCTTACGGTGCTATCCGTTATGCAGGGGAAGAAATTCCACCTTTGAAGCACTTTGATAAGACCGGTAACGTGATTTACATGTCATCGTTCTCAAAGATCCTGGTGCCTGGTATCCGTTTGGGCTTTGTCGTTGGCGAAAAGGACTTCATCAAGAACTTAGTTTTGATGAAGCAGATTGCTGACCTGCACTCTGATAACTTCTCCCAGTACATGATTGCGGACTACTTGGAACACAATGACGTTTATGCCCACATTAAGGACATCAGTGAGCTTTACAAGGGTCGGTTCGAATTGATGCTGCACATCATCGAAACCGAATTCCCTAAGGGCACTCACCACAGTACGCCTGAAGGTGGCATGTTCATCTGGGTTCAGGTGCCTGGTATCGAAGACACCAACAAGCTCTTTGACGCCTGCATCGCCAACAACGTGGCCTTCGTGCCCGGGGAAGCCTTCTACGCTGGGGTCGGGGAACCTGGTACCATGCGTTTGAATTTCTCTAATGTTGATGATGAAACCATCAAGGTTGGTATGAAGCGCCTGGCTGATGCCATCAACGGCTTCTTGGACAAGAAGTAA
- a CDS encoding metalloregulator ArsR/SmtB family transcription factor, with amino-acid sequence MPNQTIDELSKIFKLLANKQRLTILTLLRQHSYTVGELMGELGMEQSAVSHQLKALRDAQVVTTRREGRQVFYTLNDSHILTLLDNAQHHVEHVLKHQTHQEAMADEHRRQHDQEQHR; translated from the coding sequence ATGCCTAATCAGACGATTGATGAATTATCAAAAATATTTAAACTGCTGGCCAATAAGCAGCGCCTGACGATTTTAACCCTGTTGCGGCAGCACAGTTACACGGTGGGGGAACTGATGGGGGAGCTGGGAATGGAGCAGTCCGCGGTTTCCCACCAGCTCAAGGCCCTGCGTGATGCCCAAGTGGTGACCACTCGGCGGGAGGGACGGCAAGTATTTTATACCCTGAATGATTCACACATTCTGACCTTGCTGGATAATGCCCAACACCACGTCGAGCACGTTTTGAAGCACCAGACTCATCAGGAAGCGATGGCGGATGAACACCGGCGTCAGCATGACCAGGAACAGCACCGGTAA
- a CDS encoding TPM domain-containing protein yields MSVRALSKYQVALIVLVSLALALLWSQHPVQAENPETIRPSRNFVVTDDANILTPASKNHIIDQDRQFKKTAQQPQVAVLTVDNTDGLDMKEFTNQLTQRRIWQAGKSGEDNGVIIVFAKNNGQNNVRIAPGSGVESVLPDGKTIVMLENHRDQLKSKDPDQVNQGLMAVFDQVAAQLPTTPGSSKPQGRQNSPYLLPLVVLIALMISFGILILWSHRVTRRGGGTDPSRQPGDRPGYRGYGGGGFFNGFLLGSLLSSMDHRDHDDDDDDWPPGGGSGFSGGGDFGGGSDFSDSAGGGDFGGGGSDI; encoded by the coding sequence GTGTCAGTTCGGGCTTTAAGTAAATATCAAGTAGCACTGATTGTGCTGGTCAGTCTCGCCCTGGCTTTGCTGTGGTCTCAACACCCGGTCCAGGCTGAGAACCCAGAAACCATCCGTCCCAGCCGTAACTTTGTGGTCACCGACGATGCCAATATTTTGACGCCGGCTAGCAAGAACCACATCATTGACCAGGACCGTCAATTTAAAAAGACCGCCCAGCAGCCCCAGGTGGCCGTCCTCACTGTTGATAACACGGACGGTTTGGACATGAAGGAATTCACCAACCAGCTGACCCAGCGTCGCATCTGGCAGGCCGGTAAGAGTGGCGAGGATAACGGCGTTATCATTGTCTTTGCCAAGAATAATGGTCAAAACAACGTCCGGATTGCACCCGGTTCTGGCGTTGAATCGGTCCTGCCCGATGGCAAAACGATTGTCATGCTGGAAAATCACCGGGACCAACTCAAATCTAAGGACCCCGACCAGGTTAACCAAGGCCTCATGGCCGTCTTTGACCAGGTAGCGGCCCAGCTACCAACCACACCAGGAAGCAGTAAGCCCCAGGGTCGTCAAAACAGTCCCTACCTGCTACCCTTGGTAGTTCTGATTGCCCTAATGATCTCCTTTGGTATCCTGATTCTTTGGAGCCACCGAGTCACCCGGCGCGGCGGTGGTACTGATCCCAGTCGACAACCCGGCGACCGCCCTGGTTATCGGGGCTATGGTGGGGGCGGTTTCTTCAACGGCTTCCTGCTAGGTTCCCTGCTCTCTTCCATGGATCATCGCGACCACGATGACGATGATGACGACTGGCCACCGGGTGGTGGATCAGGCTTCTCCGGCGGTGGTGATTTCGGCGGCGGGTCAGACTTCTCCGATTCAGCCGGTGGTGGAGATTTCGGCGGCGGTGGTTCCGATATTTAA